The proteins below come from a single Halobacillus salinarum genomic window:
- a CDS encoding extracellular solute-binding protein: MKFTSAKKLAGLSVLLIFCFMLAACSDNEANGSGDGGSKDELTITFRGGGGSNEGLVEWLNEEVIPQFNEEHPDVNVKLSPLKVNEGDYFAKVALLLKSENTAPDLVTEDTFMVNSDASAGYLEPISDKVKGWDEWGNFTENVKAGVIAEDGEIYGVPYNTDSRGLWYNKKVLKEAGVSVPWEPKTWDDILAAAKAVKKNMPKDVVPLWMNSGKATGEATSMQTFEMLLYGTGDPLYDQDKKKWIVKSDGLSDTFKFIDQVYEQDLGPDLSKALNGQGGTIAYQQLMPQGKLGIGLDGIWQAGTWREGGPAPWPESDKDLGFAAMPTQNGQDPGTTSMSGGWALSIPSKSNNKDLAWEFIKMASTKENNLNLQLKDRSLTPREDVAEEEEYQQMDFFEEASAYLENTHFRPAVDKYPRVSTVIQTLVENVVTDKLTPEQAADQYKKEVTDIVGADKVVER, encoded by the coding sequence ATGAAGTTCACGTCTGCTAAAAAGCTTGCTGGTCTATCCGTTCTCCTTATTTTCTGCTTCATGCTTGCGGCTTGTTCGGATAATGAAGCAAATGGATCAGGAGATGGCGGTTCAAAGGATGAACTAACGATCACCTTCCGCGGAGGTGGAGGTTCCAATGAAGGATTGGTTGAATGGCTCAATGAAGAAGTGATCCCGCAATTTAATGAGGAACATCCGGATGTCAATGTGAAACTCTCTCCTCTGAAAGTAAACGAAGGAGATTACTTCGCTAAAGTGGCCCTGTTGTTAAAGTCAGAAAATACAGCCCCGGATCTCGTGACCGAGGATACGTTTATGGTGAATTCAGATGCAAGTGCCGGTTATCTTGAGCCTATATCGGATAAGGTGAAGGGTTGGGATGAATGGGGCAATTTTACGGAAAACGTAAAAGCCGGTGTAATAGCAGAAGATGGAGAGATCTACGGTGTCCCTTACAATACAGATTCCCGGGGGCTTTGGTATAACAAGAAAGTTCTTAAAGAGGCTGGTGTCTCTGTTCCTTGGGAGCCGAAGACGTGGGATGACATTCTTGCCGCTGCAAAAGCTGTGAAGAAAAACATGCCGAAGGATGTCGTTCCATTATGGATGAATTCAGGAAAAGCAACCGGTGAGGCGACGTCAATGCAGACCTTTGAAATGCTTTTGTATGGAACAGGGGATCCGTTATATGACCAGGATAAGAAGAAGTGGATTGTGAAAAGTGACGGGCTCTCAGACACCTTTAAGTTTATTGATCAGGTTTATGAACAGGATTTAGGTCCTGATCTTTCTAAAGCGCTTAACGGACAGGGTGGAACAATTGCCTACCAGCAGCTCATGCCGCAAGGGAAGCTTGGCATTGGTCTGGATGGCATTTGGCAGGCAGGAACATGGAGAGAAGGCGGTCCAGCTCCGTGGCCGGAATCTGATAAAGATCTTGGTTTTGCTGCTATGCCGACACAAAACGGGCAGGATCCTGGTACGACATCGATGTCTGGTGGCTGGGCACTTTCCATCCCGTCAAAATCAAACAATAAAGATCTAGCCTGGGAATTTATTAAAATGGCTTCAACGAAAGAAAACAATCTTAACCTGCAGCTGAAGGACAGAAGCTTGACGCCTCGTGAAGATGTGGCGGAAGAAGAAGAATACCAGCAAATGGACTTCTTTGAAGAAGCTTCCGCTTACTTGGAAAATACTCATTTCCGTCCAGCAGTGGATAAATACCCGCGTGTATCTACAGTCATCCAGACACTCGTTGAAAATGTAGTAACCGATAAACTCACCCCTGAACAGGCAGCAGACCAATACAAAAAAGAGGTTACAGATATAGTAGGTGCTGATAAAGTGGTCGAACGATAA
- a CDS encoding carbohydrate ABC transporter permease, whose product MLRSIFFLLPSWILLLVFFVGPILLTFYFSFTNLALTGTQAQSMEFVGFQNFAAMFEDPGFRVSVMKTIVFLFLSAIVGQQVLGFLLAILMKEKNQAFRRIIGIIVIAGWVTPEIVVAFCWVAFLSDSGTLNMLLNSLGLESITWLYSFPMISVCIANIWHGTAFSMMVFQASLDDVPKTVEEAAIIDGASKFQVLTRIILPMVKGSIVTNMILVTLQTLGVFTLIFTMTGGGPGTATQTLPIFMYNQAFVNYQLGYGTAISLVLLIIGIFASLFYIRSMKVQI is encoded by the coding sequence ATGCTGCGGTCGATTTTTTTCTTGCTGCCTTCGTGGATTTTACTGCTTGTATTCTTCGTCGGCCCAATCTTGTTAACCTTTTATTTCTCCTTTACGAACCTCGCATTAACCGGTACACAAGCCCAAAGTATGGAGTTCGTCGGTTTTCAAAACTTTGCGGCGATGTTCGAGGATCCCGGCTTTAGAGTGAGTGTGATGAAAACCATTGTTTTCTTGTTTCTCTCCGCGATTGTCGGTCAGCAGGTATTAGGTTTTCTGCTTGCGATCTTAATGAAAGAAAAGAACCAGGCATTCCGCAGAATTATCGGGATTATCGTTATTGCCGGCTGGGTAACACCGGAGATTGTAGTTGCCTTCTGCTGGGTTGCTTTTTTAAGTGACAGCGGTACGTTGAACATGCTGCTGAACTCCCTTGGTTTGGAGTCGATTACCTGGCTTTATTCCTTTCCGATGATTAGCGTGTGTATCGCAAACATATGGCACGGCACAGCTTTTTCAATGATGGTATTCCAGGCTTCCCTTGACGACGTTCCGAAAACCGTTGAAGAAGCAGCAATCATTGATGGCGCCTCCAAGTTTCAAGTACTTACAAGGATTATTCTCCCGATGGTGAAGGGATCGATTGTGACGAACATGATTCTCGTAACTTTGCAGACGCTCGGCGTATTTACATTGATTTTTACAATGACGGGCGGAGGGCCAGGCACGGCTACCCAGACACTGCCGATCTTTATGTATAACCAGGCATTTGTCAATTACCAGTTAGGCTATGGAACTGCCATTTCTCTCGTGCTGCTCATCATTGGAATCTTTGCCAGCCTTTTTTACATTCGATCCATGAAAGTACAGATTTAG
- a CDS encoding carbohydrate ABC transporter permease produces the protein MNRFKLEKVVPYFILTVIGLCFMLPLLWVMFASVDLNAKQALTIPKEFTLDNFTAILSDPANIRSFMIGLFLSCGQALLVIIVGVLAAYPLSRYSQKYKKPFMFTILFMTSLPITAVMVPVYQLFIFLKLQDSLVATMLFLTASGLPYGIWMLKNFMDAVPLELEESAWVDGASIWKGVKRVVAPLMIPGICTVGIFTFSMSWGNFFVPYILIQSPDKFPASVTIFQFFGTYGMVEYGKLAAFSIIYTMPAVILYIFAQKFMSQGFSLGGASKG, from the coding sequence ATGAATCGTTTTAAACTTGAAAAAGTGGTTCCTTACTTTATTTTAACGGTCATCGGCCTTTGCTTTATGCTTCCTCTTTTATGGGTGATGTTTGCTTCTGTGGATTTAAATGCGAAGCAGGCGTTGACGATCCCGAAGGAGTTTACGTTGGACAACTTCACCGCGATTTTATCGGATCCGGCGAATATCCGCTCGTTTATGATTGGACTCTTTTTATCGTGTGGCCAGGCGCTGCTGGTCATCATCGTCGGAGTGCTTGCTGCTTATCCGTTGTCCCGTTATTCACAAAAATATAAGAAGCCTTTTATGTTCACAATTTTGTTTATGACTTCCCTGCCGATTACAGCGGTGATGGTGCCGGTGTACCAATTATTTATTTTTCTAAAGCTGCAGGATTCGCTTGTTGCTACCATGCTTTTTCTCACTGCGTCAGGTCTTCCTTACGGGATATGGATGCTGAAAAACTTTATGGACGCAGTCCCGCTTGAACTGGAAGAATCCGCCTGGGTGGATGGTGCATCGATTTGGAAAGGGGTTAAGCGTGTAGTCGCACCATTAATGATTCCCGGCATTTGTACCGTTGGAATTTTTACCTTTTCGATGAGCTGGGGGAACTTCTTTGTTCCGTATATTCTTATCCAATCCCCGGATAAATTTCCTGCTTCGGTAACTATTTTTCAATTCTTTGGTACCTATGGAATGGTGGAATACGGAAAGCTCGCGGCATTTTCCATCATCTATACGATGCCGGCTGTCATTCTTTATATCTTTGCTCAAAAGTTTATGTCCCAAGGGTTCAGTCTTGGCGGGGCCTCAAAAGGCTAG
- a CDS encoding TcaA NTF2-like domain-containing protein, producing the protein MSRKKKISIIAAIALTAILISMHLLILSLLDPMKDVKAMDRAMTESNQDAFFTHLTLDDKAMLNKQEYLNYLNQADWKNIRTQLTEALNGDKNFDSSIQDFDGNTLFMVKKNTVVPGIYHNYEIQAVPSLVMVHSNLPASFFLKDHSVELKNPEEPLELVASYPGKIEINGLMKTEFGDIKQKQTIEIVPNQSQEIVVEFEFPERTYQITTNVPEATLYINGKSTNKQLKDYEALGPFPEDKEVKMHAEWKDKQGTNHSTEVVNQASGYWGDLDFEFELEEEVMAGSSRESSANSVEAANNHVLSFRDAYEQALNSKDFNIVSSFLAKDAGAELKNYIGKLKDKGYSYNFTNNEVTHSVQNDEDTYKITTNEKFIFTNHLGEQTKYDRNKTYTVEETDEGLKIIKITIEDTNRNEL; encoded by the coding sequence ATGTCGCGTAAGAAAAAAATCAGTATAATTGCTGCTATCGCTTTAACAGCCATACTTATTAGTATGCACCTGCTTATTCTTTCACTATTAGACCCCATGAAAGACGTAAAAGCAATGGATCGTGCCATGACTGAATCCAATCAAGATGCTTTTTTCACACACCTTACTCTAGATGACAAAGCAATGTTAAATAAACAAGAATACTTAAATTACCTTAACCAAGCAGACTGGAAAAATATTCGTACTCAGCTGACTGAAGCTCTCAACGGAGATAAAAATTTTGATTCGAGCATTCAAGACTTTGATGGAAATACTTTGTTCATGGTGAAAAAGAATACGGTTGTACCTGGAATCTACCATAATTATGAAATTCAGGCTGTACCATCCCTTGTAATGGTACATTCAAATCTGCCTGCTTCATTTTTCCTCAAAGATCACTCCGTTGAGCTAAAAAACCCGGAAGAGCCTCTTGAACTAGTGGCTTCATACCCTGGAAAAATAGAAATTAATGGGCTGATGAAGACGGAATTTGGAGACATTAAGCAAAAACAAACCATAGAGATTGTTCCAAATCAGTCCCAGGAAATCGTAGTAGAATTTGAATTTCCTGAGCGCACTTATCAAATAACGACCAATGTTCCTGAAGCTACTCTCTATATCAACGGAAAAAGTACAAACAAACAATTAAAAGACTATGAAGCACTTGGTCCTTTTCCAGAAGATAAAGAAGTGAAAATGCATGCTGAATGGAAGGACAAGCAGGGGACAAATCATAGCACAGAAGTAGTTAACCAGGCATCTGGATATTGGGGAGACCTTGATTTTGAATTTGAATTAGAAGAAGAAGTAATGGCAGGCTCAAGTCGAGAAAGCAGCGCAAACAGTGTAGAAGCTGCTAATAATCATGTTCTATCCTTCCGGGATGCTTATGAACAAGCTTTAAATTCAAAAGATTTCAACATTGTTTCGTCTTTTCTCGCCAAGGATGCTGGAGCTGAACTAAAAAACTACATTGGAAAGCTTAAGGATAAAGGATATTCTTATAATTTTACCAATAACGAAGTGACTCATAGTGTTCAGAATGATGAGGACACTTATAAGATTACAACAAACGAAAAATTTATCTTTACCAACCACCTAGGCGAACAGACAAAATATGATCGAAACAAAACTTATACAGTAGAAGAAACCGATGAAGGATTAAAAATTATAAAAATTACTATTGAAGACACCAATCGGAATGAACTATAG
- a CDS encoding alpha-mannosidase, translating into MFWTIEKLEQRISELNAYRYIAKRPLESFASLPDEEGEVAARPPEAGDWGTWKTGERWEGRDQYVWLKKEISFPGEWENEKIVGVFDFGITDGGHNSGFESLLYVNGEPYQGVDMNHQEVIFDRSLAGSRVELCFRLWSGLEGGGAPTIQEHKLKQAFIACLDEKTDDLYFTSAAALETVNYLDENQPERLALLKALDRAFYVIDWSEPGSEHFYKSVHQAQEQLRSGLEKIPNESQVRINAIGHTHIDVAWLWRLKHTREKAARSFSTVLRLMEQYPDYVFLQTQPQLYDYVSRDYPELYDQMKKRIEEGRWEPEGGMWLEADCNLTSGESLVRQLLLGTRFFKEQFGKECEYLWLPDVFGYSWALPQILVKSGIKTFMTTKISWSQYNKMPHDTFKWRGMDGTEILTHFITTPEDDRWFYTYNGKINARSVKGIWDAYRDKELNQELILAYGYGDGGGGVNREMLEMRRRFDEMPGLPEVKTGRADDYFRRLHKTIDETDQYVHTWDGELYLEYHRGTYTSQAYNKRMNRKMELLLREAEWMNAFNSIEQDTWEGYPKEELTESWKTVLRNQFHDIIPGSSIREVYEDSKIEYEEAEGLAASAWNKAAEQLVTQKAGVYTIFNSAPHVRTDLVRIKHETNDVVWKDSQGKVLDAQKTADGDWLVAAEQLPSLGKTVIEKTSGSGSQDSPFTKVDQGIITPFYELRWNEKGQLTALVDLQNDRSVLAEGKKGNVFQVFEDKPMRFDAWDIDIYYQQKQKEIDALQSVEVIESGSIRSVIEFVWNYHHSTIKQNMIVYAKNRRIDFETYVDWHEREQLLKTSFPVDIRSTEATYDIQYGNVKRPTHWNTSWDYARFESVGHQWADLSETGYGVSLLNNCKYGHDIKDNVMRLTLLKSALNPDIEQDQGEHWFTYSLLPHKDGWKEADTVQEAWALNNPLTCREGQSLSSSLFHVNSGHVWIDAVKKAEDEDEIIVRMHEFTGARSNVEVTSDYHITSWQECNLMERPVDSEPSQGAFHFEIKPYEIRTFRVALKQ; encoded by the coding sequence TTGTTTTGGACGATTGAAAAACTAGAACAACGTATTTCAGAATTAAATGCTTATCGATATATTGCTAAGCGGCCACTCGAATCGTTTGCCTCCCTGCCTGATGAAGAAGGAGAGGTTGCAGCCCGTCCGCCTGAGGCAGGAGACTGGGGGACGTGGAAGACTGGAGAAAGGTGGGAAGGTCGTGACCAGTATGTCTGGTTAAAGAAGGAAATCTCGTTTCCTGGGGAATGGGAAAATGAAAAAATTGTCGGCGTATTTGATTTCGGCATCACTGATGGCGGCCATAACTCAGGGTTTGAATCACTCCTTTATGTAAACGGGGAGCCTTATCAAGGCGTGGACATGAATCATCAGGAAGTAATATTTGACCGTTCACTTGCCGGCTCTCGCGTTGAGCTTTGCTTTCGCCTCTGGTCCGGGCTGGAAGGCGGAGGCGCGCCAACGATCCAGGAACATAAATTGAAGCAAGCCTTTATTGCCTGTCTCGACGAAAAAACGGATGATTTATACTTTACATCGGCCGCGGCTTTGGAAACCGTAAACTATTTGGATGAAAATCAGCCGGAGCGGCTTGCTCTGCTTAAAGCTCTTGACCGTGCTTTTTATGTGATCGACTGGTCAGAGCCGGGCAGTGAACATTTTTATAAGTCTGTTCATCAAGCGCAGGAACAGCTTCGTAGCGGACTTGAAAAGATTCCGAATGAATCGCAGGTCAGGATTAATGCGATTGGCCATACCCATATTGATGTTGCCTGGCTGTGGCGCTTAAAACATACAAGGGAGAAAGCGGCCCGTTCCTTTTCGACGGTGCTCCGTTTAATGGAGCAATATCCGGACTATGTCTTCCTGCAAACCCAGCCGCAGCTTTACGACTACGTAAGTCGTGATTATCCGGAATTGTATGATCAGATGAAAAAAAGAATAGAGGAAGGACGCTGGGAACCGGAAGGCGGGATGTGGCTGGAAGCAGATTGTAACTTAACCTCCGGTGAGTCGCTCGTCCGCCAGTTATTGCTTGGAACGAGATTCTTTAAAGAGCAGTTTGGCAAGGAATGCGAATACTTATGGCTTCCGGACGTATTCGGATACAGCTGGGCGCTTCCCCAGATTCTTGTAAAATCAGGCATAAAAACCTTTATGACGACAAAAATCAGCTGGAGTCAGTACAACAAAATGCCGCATGATACATTTAAATGGAGAGGGATGGATGGAACCGAAATTCTTACCCATTTTATTACGACTCCTGAAGACGACCGCTGGTTTTACACGTATAACGGTAAGATTAACGCACGTTCAGTCAAAGGCATTTGGGATGCATATCGAGATAAAGAATTAAATCAGGAGCTGATTCTTGCTTACGGCTATGGCGATGGAGGCGGTGGAGTCAACCGTGAGATGCTGGAGATGCGCCGGCGGTTTGATGAAATGCCTGGTCTTCCTGAAGTGAAAACGGGAAGAGCAGATGATTATTTCCGCAGGCTTCATAAAACGATCGATGAAACCGATCAATACGTCCACACGTGGGATGGCGAGCTTTACTTAGAGTACCACCGCGGGACGTACACAAGCCAGGCATACAACAAACGGATGAACCGGAAGATGGAGCTTTTGTTAAGAGAAGCAGAATGGATGAATGCCTTCAACAGCATCGAACAGGATACGTGGGAAGGTTATCCGAAAGAGGAACTGACGGAAAGCTGGAAAACAGTCCTCCGTAATCAATTCCATGATATTATTCCTGGATCATCGATCCGCGAAGTGTATGAAGACAGCAAGATCGAGTATGAAGAAGCAGAAGGACTGGCTGCAAGTGCGTGGAATAAGGCGGCTGAGCAGTTAGTGACACAAAAAGCAGGCGTTTACACCATTTTTAATTCTGCTCCTCATGTACGTACCGATCTTGTCCGCATTAAACATGAAACGAATGATGTTGTATGGAAAGATAGTCAAGGCAAAGTGCTTGATGCGCAAAAAACGGCTGATGGAGATTGGCTGGTGGCAGCGGAACAGCTTCCTTCCCTGGGAAAAACTGTTATTGAAAAAACGAGCGGTTCTGGATCACAGGACTCCCCCTTTACTAAGGTCGACCAGGGCATCATCACTCCTTTTTATGAGCTTCGGTGGAATGAAAAGGGTCAGCTGACGGCGCTTGTCGATTTACAAAATGACCGGAGTGTCTTAGCTGAAGGTAAAAAGGGCAATGTCTTTCAAGTATTTGAAGATAAACCGATGCGGTTTGATGCCTGGGATATTGACATTTACTATCAGCAAAAACAAAAGGAAATTGATGCCCTGCAATCAGTGGAGGTTATTGAGTCAGGTTCAATCCGCAGTGTGATTGAGTTTGTCTGGAACTATCACCACTCAACGATCAAGCAGAACATGATCGTGTATGCCAAAAACCGGCGGATCGATTTTGAAACGTACGTGGACTGGCATGAGCGGGAACAGCTTTTAAAGACATCGTTTCCTGTCGACATCAGATCTACCGAAGCAACTTACGATATTCAATACGGCAATGTGAAACGGCCGACGCATTGGAATACGAGCTGGGACTACGCTCGTTTTGAAAGCGTTGGTCATCAATGGGCGGATTTGTCTGAAACAGGCTATGGAGTGAGTCTGTTGAATAACTGTAAGTATGGACACGATATCAAAGACAATGTCATGCGGCTTACTTTATTGAAAAGTGCGCTGAATCCTGATATCGAACAGGACCAGGGAGAACACTGGTTTACGTATTCGCTGCTGCCGCACAAAGACGGCTGGAAGGAAGCAGACACTGTCCAGGAAGCCTGGGCGTTAAACAATCCGTTGACGTGTAGAGAAGGACAGTCGCTAAGCAGCTCTTTGTTTCATGTAAACAGCGGCCACGTCTGGATCGATGCTGTGAAAAAGGCGGAGGATGAGGATGAAATAATTGTCCGTATGCATGAATTCACTGGGGCGAGGAGTAATGTGGAAGTGACTAGTGACTATCACATTACCTCCTGGCAGGAGTGTAACTTAATGGAAAGACCAGTGGATTCCGAACCATCACAGGGAGCATTTCATTTTGAAATTAAACCTTATGAAATTAGAACATTCCGGGTAGCTTTGAAGCAATAG
- a CDS encoding DUF4190 domain-containing protein: MEEQTTRLIVEKPEGNGLAVASLVLGIIGVVFGFIPFIGIFFGFLFWVLAIIFGFIGMKKDVKKGLAISGLIMGAFMFIYQIGFVTLLGIGASGY, encoded by the coding sequence GTGGAAGAACAAACGACGAGACTTATCGTGGAGAAACCAGAAGGCAATGGACTTGCGGTGGCTTCATTGGTATTAGGGATTATCGGAGTAGTATTTGGATTTATCCCGTTTATTGGTATATTCTTTGGATTCCTTTTTTGGGTACTAGCAATTATCTTCGGTTTTATCGGGATGAAAAAGGATGTAAAAAAAGGACTTGCCATTTCCGGATTAATTATGGGCGCCTTTATGTTTATTTACCAAATTGGATTTGTAACCCTTCTTGGAATAGGAGCGTCCGGTTACTAG